The Thermodesulfobacteriota bacterium DNA segment GAGTTATTAATGTCCGTCGCAGAAACCAGGTACGAACATATTGTAATTGGTGAGGATGGAACACCCATCATCTCCGGAACAACTATGAAAGTGGTCGAACTTGTTGCTGAAAGAATTGCTTACGGCTGGAGTCCGGAGGAATTACACTTTCAGCACCCTTATTTGACTTTAGGGCAAATCTATTCAGCCCTGGCATATTACTGGGACCACTTGGAAGAACTCCACAAAGACCTGGAGCGCCGACTGCAA contains these protein-coding regions:
- a CDS encoding DUF433 domain-containing protein — encoded protein: ELLMSVAETRYEHIVIGEDGTPIISGTTMKVVELVAERIAYGWSPEELHFQHPYLTLGQIYSALAYYWDHLEELHKDLERRLQNVEKIRQASGPSPLVARLKSKGLL